The Desmodus rotundus isolate HL8 chromosome 3, HLdesRot8A.1, whole genome shotgun sequence genome includes a region encoding these proteins:
- the SHISAL1 gene encoding protein shisa-like-1, producing MTSCGQQSLNVLTVLSLLISAVLSAHFRVCEPYTDHKGHYHFGFHCPRLSDNKTFILCCHHNNTVFKYCCNETEFQAVMQANLTAGSEGYTHNNYTALLGVWIYGFFVLMLLVLDLLYYSAMNYDICKVYLARWGIHGRWMKQDPRRWGNPARGPRPAQPAPQPQPPPGSLPQAPQAVHTLQEDTHSPPLVTFQSSSA from the exons ATGACCAGTTGTGGCCAGCAGTCCCTGAACGTGCTCACTGTCCTCTCGCTGCTAATTTCGGCAG TCCTGTCTGCGCATTTCCGGGTCTGTGAGCCGTACACGGACCACAAAGGCCACTACCACTTCGGCTTCCACTGCCCCCGGCTCTCGGACAACAAAACCTTCATCCTGTGCTGTCACCATAACAACACGGTTTTCAAGTACTGCTGCAACGAGACGGAGTTCCAGGCGGTGATGCAGGCGAACCTCACGGCCGGCTCCGAGGGCTACACGCACAA TAACTACACCGCCTTGTTGGGAGTGTGGATCTATGGCTTTTtcgtgctgatgctgctggtcctggATCTGTTGTATTACTCGGCCATGAACTACGACATTTGCAAGGTTTACCTGGCGCGGTGGGGAATCCACGGACGATGGATGAAGCAGGACCCCCGGCGGTGGGGGAACCCTGCCCGGGGGCCCCGGCCAGCACAGCCGGCCCCgcagccccagcctcccccaggctccctgccACAAGCCCCCCAGGCCGTGCACACACTGCAGGAAGACACCCACAGCCCACCGCTGGTGACCTTCCAGAGTTCGTCTGCCTG A